From the Desulfohalovibrio reitneri genome, one window contains:
- a CDS encoding MltA domain-containing protein, translating into MTRRFVLPLLLCLALLAGCAPTPKPPEVEPPEREGFIRMSQRKAASFVKRMDPADQNMDSWAELRQPLRASLKYVRSKPSDETAVDREGLRLTWKQMEATLAHLLTVLPVLEHDPQVLSRGFVWYELAPEPLMTGYYSPEVEAALKPSGEYEYPIYGKPDDLRTLKLGDFHPRWEGQRLAYRMEDGRPVPYYDREAIDLGGALKGRDLELAWAKHPWDIYHLQVQGSGFLRLPDGSRKPILYAGKNGRQFDSSTHKLLERGLIDRGQVHRDGIRDALDAMGEEAMREILAENPSYVFFHLAEKMPTGSFGAPVTPMVSLATDPELLPLGSVLPFTVDLPTGPDMPRRRVFSLGLAQDTGGVIKGRRLDYYIGSGELAGYRAFRIKNPARTYLLVSRTAEPPTITEER; encoded by the coding sequence ATGACGCGACGATTCGTTCTTCCCCTGCTTCTTTGCCTGGCCCTGCTGGCCGGGTGCGCGCCCACTCCCAAGCCGCCCGAGGTGGAGCCGCCCGAGCGCGAGGGCTTCATCCGCATGTCCCAGCGCAAGGCCGCCAGCTTCGTGAAGCGCATGGACCCGGCCGATCAAAACATGGACTCCTGGGCCGAACTGCGCCAGCCGTTGCGTGCCTCTCTGAAGTACGTGCGCTCCAAACCGTCGGACGAGACGGCCGTGGACCGCGAGGGGCTGCGCCTGACCTGGAAGCAGATGGAGGCCACCCTGGCCCACCTGCTGACAGTGCTGCCGGTGCTCGAGCACGACCCGCAGGTGCTCTCGCGCGGATTCGTCTGGTACGAGCTTGCCCCGGAGCCGCTCATGACCGGCTACTATTCGCCGGAGGTGGAGGCCGCGCTCAAGCCGTCCGGCGAATACGAATACCCCATCTACGGCAAGCCGGACGACCTGCGCACCCTGAAGCTGGGCGATTTCCATCCCCGCTGGGAGGGACAGCGGCTGGCCTACCGCATGGAGGACGGCCGCCCGGTGCCGTACTACGACCGCGAGGCCATCGACCTGGGGGGCGCGCTCAAGGGCCGGGACCTGGAGTTGGCCTGGGCCAAGCATCCCTGGGACATCTATCACCTGCAGGTGCAGGGCTCCGGCTTCCTGCGCCTGCCGGACGGCTCCCGCAAGCCCATCCTCTACGCGGGCAAGAACGGCCGCCAGTTCGACTCCTCCACGCACAAGCTGCTGGAGCGGGGCCTCATCGACCGGGGCCAGGTGCACCGCGACGGCATCCGCGACGCGCTGGACGCCATGGGGGAGGAGGCCATGCGCGAAATCCTGGCCGAGAACCCCTCCTACGTCTTTTTCCACCTGGCCGAGAAAATGCCCACGGGCAGCTTCGGCGCGCCGGTCACCCCCATGGTCTCCCTGGCCACCGACCCGGAGCTGCTGCCCCTGGGCTCGGTGCTGCCCTTCACCGTGGACCTGCCAACCGGCCCGGACATGCCGCGCCGGCGCGTCTTTTCCCTGGGGCTGGCGCAGGACACCGGCGGAGTCATCAAGGGCCGCCGCCTGGACTACTACATCGGCTCGGGCGAGCTGGCCGGATACCGCGCCTTCCGCATCAAGAACCCGGCCCGGACCTACCTGCTGGTCAGCAGGACGGCCGAGCCGCCAACCATTACCGAGGAACGATGA
- a CDS encoding DUF4254 domain-containing protein yields MTSKEIADLLTQAADAQLENTAVWHHMEPSDGEWETGGGPGPEFLGLAMRQHWTNFQLWHVEDEARRTDVDDTVIADCKRRIDRLNQQRNDLIEAMDERLVILMNDILPPDAAHRHNTETLGSVMDRLSIISLKIFHMREQTERTGVSEEHLRSCREKLAVLQEQRGDLLAAGRDLVGEYEAGRKRPKVYFQFKMYNDPTLNPALYGKG; encoded by the coding sequence ATGACTTCCAAGGAAATAGCCGACCTGCTGACCCAAGCGGCCGACGCCCAGCTTGAAAATACCGCCGTGTGGCACCACATGGAACCCTCCGACGGCGAATGGGAGACTGGCGGGGGCCCGGGGCCGGAATTCCTGGGGCTGGCCATGCGCCAGCACTGGACCAACTTCCAACTGTGGCACGTGGAGGACGAGGCCCGCCGCACCGATGTGGACGACACGGTCATCGCCGACTGCAAGCGGCGCATCGACCGCCTCAACCAACAGCGCAACGACCTCATCGAGGCCATGGACGAGCGGCTGGTGATCCTCATGAACGACATCCTGCCCCCGGACGCGGCCCACCGGCACAACACCGAGACGCTGGGCAGCGTCATGGACCGCCTGTCCATCATCTCCCTGAAAATTTTTCACATGCGGGAGCAGACCGAGCGGACAGGCGTGAGCGAGGAACACCTGCGCTCCTGTCGGGAAAAGCTGGCCGTGCTGCAGGAGCAGCGCGGCGACCTGCTGGCCGCGGGCCGCGACCTAGTGGGGGAGTACGAGGCGGGGCGCAAGCGGCCCAAGGTCTACTTCCAGTTCAAGATGTACAACGACCCGACCCTCAACCCCGCCCTGTACGGCAAAGGTTGA
- the gatB gene encoding Asp-tRNA(Asn)/Glu-tRNA(Gln) amidotransferase subunit GatB: MPDFEAVIGLEVHAQLLTRTKLFCACSTRFGEEPNSNVCPVCSGMPGVLPVMNAGAVEYACKMGLATDCTINPVSTFERKQYFYPDLPKAYQISQYAEPLCEHGRVEIEVEGERKTIGLTRIHMEEDAGKLIHSPGEGASYVDLNRCGTPLIEIVSEPDIRSSEEAVAYLKALRSILVYLGICDGNMEEGSFRCDANVSIRPRGQKEFGTRTELKNINSFRNVGRAIEAEIARHQDCLEDGEEIVQETRLYDADKDITVSMRGKEEAHDYRYFPDPDLLPVTVEESWLERWRGELPELPMAKRDRFKERYGLSEEDASLLTAERDVAEYYEAAVGVYDAPKKIANWVMGELLRELKDCETSLAGCKMEPAHLAELVRMVESDEISGKIGKKILPELFRTGKTPTQVVEEQGLSQISDTSELESVVDEVLAAHPGEVERYQGGEKKLTGFFVGQIMKRTKGQANPKLVNQLIAKKLG, from the coding sequence ATGCCCGATTTTGAAGCGGTCATAGGGCTTGAGGTCCACGCGCAACTGCTGACGCGGACCAAGCTCTTCTGCGCCTGCTCCACACGTTTCGGCGAGGAGCCCAACAGCAACGTCTGCCCCGTCTGCTCCGGCATGCCCGGCGTGCTGCCCGTCATGAACGCCGGGGCAGTGGAATACGCCTGCAAGATGGGACTGGCCACGGATTGCACCATCAATCCCGTGTCCACCTTCGAGCGCAAGCAGTACTTCTACCCGGACCTGCCCAAGGCCTACCAGATCTCCCAGTACGCCGAGCCGCTGTGCGAGCACGGCCGGGTGGAGATCGAGGTGGAGGGGGAGCGCAAGACCATCGGCCTGACGCGCATCCACATGGAGGAGGACGCGGGCAAGCTCATCCACTCCCCGGGCGAGGGGGCCTCCTACGTGGACCTCAACCGCTGCGGCACCCCGCTCATCGAGATCGTCTCCGAGCCGGACATCCGCTCCTCGGAGGAGGCGGTGGCCTACCTCAAGGCCCTGCGCTCCATCTTGGTCTACCTGGGCATCTGCGACGGCAACATGGAGGAGGGGTCCTTCCGCTGCGACGCCAACGTCTCCATCCGCCCGCGCGGGCAGAAGGAGTTCGGCACCCGCACCGAGCTGAAGAACATCAACTCCTTCCGCAACGTTGGCAGGGCCATCGAGGCGGAGATAGCCCGCCACCAGGACTGCCTGGAGGACGGCGAGGAGATCGTGCAGGAAACCCGCCTCTACGACGCGGACAAGGACATCACCGTGTCCATGCGCGGCAAGGAGGAGGCGCACGACTACCGCTACTTCCCCGACCCGGACCTGCTGCCGGTGACGGTGGAGGAGTCGTGGCTGGAGCGCTGGCGGGGCGAACTGCCGGAGCTGCCCATGGCCAAGCGCGACCGCTTCAAGGAGCGGTACGGCCTCTCCGAGGAGGACGCCTCCCTGCTCACGGCGGAGCGCGACGTGGCCGAGTACTACGAGGCGGCCGTGGGCGTGTACGACGCGCCCAAGAAGATCGCCAACTGGGTCATGGGCGAGCTGCTGCGCGAGCTCAAGGACTGCGAGACGAGCCTGGCCGGGTGCAAGATGGAGCCAGCCCATCTGGCCGAGCTGGTCCGCATGGTGGAGAGCGACGAGATTTCCGGCAAGATCGGCAAGAAAATCTTGCCGGAGCTGTTCAGGACCGGCAAGACCCCGACCCAGGTGGTGGAGGAGCAGGGCCTGTCCCAGATCTCCGACACCAGCGAACTGGAGTCGGTGGTGGACGAGGTGCTGGCCGCCCACCCGGGCGAGGTGGAGCGCTACCAGGGCGGCGAGAAGAAGCTGACCGGCTTCTTCGTGGGCCAGATCATGAAGCGCACCAAGGGCCAGGCCAACCCCAAGCTGGTCAACCAGCTCATCGCCAAAAAATTGGGATAA